One region of Marivirga arenosa genomic DNA includes:
- a CDS encoding PAS domain-containing protein: protein MNVNHQKNKMLNQQIESLANMGSWEYFYSEQCFNWSDGLFDMLGYEPNEFEVTFEKFKELVHPDEQEKIDEFFKSGKKIKTKQTTVHLLTKSGKYLKVKAKANLLNLSNDSKEQLIGIFQDLSEQESTENDLKIFKERFELVNKASNNVIYDWDIVNDKIFWGEGLERAFGHKSNEGFKLNDWAKWIHPDDADEVLQSIDIFLSDQKQKRWSCEYRFEDYNEKYAYVKDVGYLVRDEKGKATRLIGIISEKTQVKLESIRQEIQEQLNRIFKKEDNLESSLRNSLKYLSEFSDYSAGEIWLTSEDDHHIRIMSHYARNKTAETYYEFCELQELKKGEGLAGNCWQKGEIMVWNNLDETDIYLQKKAIEKTHINHAVAYPLYSAQSIIGVVLFLHKSKIEDRSHTITNFKVLQNFLADEIIRKQQEEELNLFFESAPDILVIANTKGYFTKVNPAFCDLLGYTADELKSQPFKNFIHPDDLLSTTNEYDNIVKEGKFTDNFLNRYRTKSGEYKWISWKSSAGFGPDNLSFSYARDFTDIIKLQESIDNASKLAKVGGWEFNLVTQESYWSPITKEIHDVPPSFEPSIETGISFYHPDYRDLVTESVEKALKKGESYKFEAKIITAKGKEKWIRSIGNAELVGGECVRIYGSFQDISSEKAAKERLRKLSDNIPGVLFRFHLKTDGTQLVDYVSQGAKEIWGLTPQEAMNDISVLWKGVKLGGDFEAVIKEIQKSAQNLSRFNMRWRYVMPDGEIKFHDCFANPEKTTDGTIIWDAITIDATEFQYYETLADRTAKIARIGSWELKIKDEKPYGDVYWSSVTKEILEVEHDFKPTVESGFGFYIDKSRELIEHSIDQLIKKGDNFDLELLVETQKRNNIWIRIIGNAERIEGQTVKIYGSIQDINSKKTSEEKIKNSNERFEKAALATNDAIWDWNIKTNKTVRSGFGFEKQFGYKTYNADKDDQFWLKNIHPDDLERVQNSQSKAINNKKYNYWKDQYRFKTKSGEYAHVIDKGFIVRDESGEAIRMIGATTDITDRIKYEKSLIEVNEQLQKQTFELSKSNAELEQFAYVASHDLQEPLRMVSSFLTQLEKKYGDKLDEKGIQYINFAVDGAKRMRQIILDLLDYSRIGKHEEEKKEINLNEIIDEVCLLNRKKIDELDAKIYYKKLPSIINHNAPMIQLFQNLISNALKYIEEGVQPKIIIDASDKLEYWEFTVKDNGIGIDEKYFNKIFNIFQRLHNKHEYSGSGVGLAIVKKIIDHNNGKIWVDSEIGKGTTFHFTLPKV, encoded by the coding sequence ATGAATGTAAATCATCAGAAAAATAAAATGTTGAATCAGCAAATTGAATCATTAGCAAATATGGGTAGCTGGGAATACTTTTATTCAGAGCAATGCTTTAATTGGTCTGATGGTTTATTCGATATGCTGGGATATGAACCCAATGAGTTTGAGGTTACTTTCGAAAAATTTAAAGAATTAGTCCACCCAGATGAGCAAGAAAAAATAGATGAATTTTTCAAATCAGGAAAAAAAATAAAGACAAAGCAAACTACTGTTCACCTACTTACCAAAAGTGGAAAATATCTAAAAGTAAAAGCTAAAGCTAACTTATTAAACTTATCGAATGATTCTAAAGAACAACTAATAGGTATTTTCCAAGACTTATCTGAACAAGAAAGCACGGAGAATGACCTTAAAATATTTAAGGAAAGGTTTGAGTTAGTTAACAAGGCCTCAAATAATGTAATTTATGATTGGGATATTGTAAACGACAAAATATTTTGGGGAGAGGGCCTGGAGAGAGCTTTTGGACATAAAAGCAATGAGGGTTTTAAATTAAATGATTGGGCAAAATGGATTCACCCAGACGATGCAGATGAAGTATTACAAAGTATAGATATTTTTCTTTCAGATCAAAAACAGAAAAGATGGTCCTGTGAATATAGGTTTGAAGACTACAATGAGAAATATGCTTATGTAAAAGATGTAGGCTATTTGGTAAGAGATGAAAAGGGAAAAGCCACCAGATTGATTGGAATTATTTCGGAAAAAACGCAGGTTAAACTAGAAAGTATACGGCAAGAAATCCAAGAGCAACTTAATCGTATTTTTAAAAAAGAAGATAATTTAGAAAGTAGCTTAAGGAATAGTTTAAAATATCTATCCGAATTTTCAGATTATTCAGCAGGAGAAATATGGCTTACAAGTGAAGATGATCATCATATCAGAATTATGTCTCATTACGCACGAAATAAAACTGCTGAGACCTATTATGAATTTTGCGAGTTACAAGAGTTAAAAAAAGGTGAAGGATTAGCGGGAAATTGCTGGCAAAAAGGTGAAATAATGGTTTGGAATAATTTAGATGAGACGGATATTTATCTTCAAAAAAAAGCAATTGAAAAAACACATATCAACCATGCAGTTGCATACCCCTTATATTCGGCACAGTCAATTATTGGTGTGGTTTTATTTCTTCATAAATCTAAAATAGAGGACAGATCACATACTATTACCAATTTTAAAGTATTACAAAATTTTTTAGCAGATGAAATAATTAGAAAGCAACAGGAAGAAGAATTAAATCTATTTTTCGAAAGTGCCCCTGATATTTTAGTTATCGCAAATACTAAAGGTTATTTCACAAAAGTTAATCCTGCATTTTGCGATTTACTGGGCTATACAGCGGATGAATTAAAATCTCAACCTTTTAAAAACTTCATACATCCTGATGATTTACTTTCTACAACAAACGAATATGACAACATAGTTAAGGAAGGAAAATTTACTGATAATTTTCTTAATCGGTATAGAACAAAATCTGGGGAGTATAAATGGATTTCATGGAAATCATCAGCTGGCTTTGGGCCGGATAATCTTAGTTTCAGTTATGCAAGAGATTTTACTGATATCATAAAACTTCAAGAAAGTATTGATAATGCTTCAAAATTGGCTAAAGTTGGGGGCTGGGAATTTAATTTAGTCACTCAAGAAAGTTATTGGTCGCCTATAACAAAGGAAATACATGATGTTCCTCCAAGCTTTGAGCCTTCAATTGAAACTGGCATTAGCTTTTATCATCCTGATTATAGAGACTTGGTGACCGAGTCTGTTGAAAAAGCATTGAAAAAAGGTGAGTCTTATAAATTTGAAGCGAAAATTATCACTGCCAAAGGTAAAGAAAAATGGATTCGATCAATAGGCAATGCAGAATTAGTAGGTGGAGAATGTGTGAGAATTTACGGTAGCTTCCAAGATATTAGTTCGGAAAAAGCCGCAAAAGAAAGATTAAGAAAACTTTCTGATAATATCCCCGGAGTATTATTTCGTTTTCATTTAAAAACGGATGGTACTCAGTTAGTTGATTATGTGAGTCAAGGAGCTAAAGAAATCTGGGGTTTAACACCACAAGAGGCAATGAATGATATAAGTGTTTTGTGGAAAGGCGTAAAACTAGGAGGAGATTTTGAAGCAGTAATTAAAGAAATACAGAAGTCCGCACAAAACCTCAGTCGTTTTAATATGCGTTGGAGATATGTTATGCCAGACGGTGAAATCAAATTTCACGACTGCTTTGCTAATCCTGAAAAAACTACTGATGGTACTATTATTTGGGATGCCATTACAATTGACGCTACTGAATTTCAGTATTATGAAACACTTGCCGACAGAACTGCTAAAATTGCAAGAATAGGTAGCTGGGAATTAAAGATAAAAGATGAAAAACCTTATGGTGATGTTTACTGGTCATCTGTTACAAAAGAAATTTTAGAAGTTGAGCACGACTTTAAACCTACTGTTGAATCTGGTTTTGGTTTTTATATTGACAAAAGCCGAGAACTAATTGAGCATTCAATCGATCAGTTAATTAAAAAGGGCGATAATTTCGATTTAGAATTATTAGTAGAAACCCAAAAAAGAAATAATATATGGATCCGAATTATTGGAAATGCTGAAAGAATTGAAGGTCAAACAGTAAAGATTTATGGTAGTATTCAAGACATAAACTCCAAAAAAACATCGGAGGAAAAAATCAAAAACTCAAACGAAAGATTTGAAAAGGCAGCACTAGCTACCAATGATGCTATATGGGATTGGAATATTAAAACAAATAAGACTGTAAGATCAGGTTTTGGTTTTGAAAAGCAGTTTGGTTACAAAACTTATAATGCAGATAAAGACGATCAATTTTGGCTGAAAAACATTCATCCTGACGACTTAGAAAGAGTGCAAAACTCACAATCCAAAGCAATCAATAATAAAAAATACAATTATTGGAAAGATCAATACAGGTTTAAAACTAAATCAGGAGAATATGCCCATGTTATCGATAAAGGCTTTATTGTAAGAGATGAATCTGGTGAAGCAATTAGAATGATCGGTGCGACTACAGATATAACCGATCGGATTAAATATGAAAAATCTTTAATTGAAGTAAACGAACAACTCCAAAAGCAAACATTTGAATTATCAAAATCAAATGCTGAATTAGAACAATTTGCCTACGTAGCATCGCATGACCTACAAGAACCACTACGGATGGTTTCCAGTTTCTTAACTCAGCTTGAAAAAAAATATGGTGATAAGCTCGATGAAAAAGGGATTCAATACATCAATTTTGCTGTGGATGGTGCCAAAAGAATGCGCCAAATCATTCTCGACTTATTAGATTACTCTAGAATTGGCAAGCATGAGGAAGAAAAGAAAGAGATTAACCTCAATGAAATAATTGATGAAGTTTGCCTATTAAACCGTAAAAAGATTGATGAGCTAGATGCTAAGATATATTATAAAAAGCTTCCTTCAATTATCAATCATAATGCGCCCATGATCCAATTATTTCAAAACTTAATATCAAATGCGCTAAAATACATTGAGGAAGGTGTTCAACCCAAAATTATTATTGATGCCTCAGACAAATTAGAATACTGGGAGTTTACAGTAAAAGACAATGGTATTGGTATAGATGAAAAATACTTTAACAAAATCTTTAATATATTTCAGAGACTCCACAATAAACATGAATACTCTGGAAGCGGAGTAGGTTTAGCTATTGTGAAAAAGATAATTGATCACAATAATGGTAAAATTTGGGTCGATTCTGAAATAGGTAAAGGCACTACCTTTCACTTTACCCTTCCGAAGGTTTAG
- a CDS encoding response regulator, whose translation MKNIHILLVEDNEGDIILTQEALEDSKFINTVDVARNGKEAIDYLKRSEGYSKALEPDLILLDINLPIMSGHEVLLEIKNDEKLKHIPVIMLTTSSSDTDINKAYDNHANCYISKPVDIDEFMKAVAGIEHFWFSIVRLPNVKS comes from the coding sequence ATGAAAAACATTCATATTCTTTTAGTAGAAGATAATGAAGGAGATATTATCTTAACACAAGAAGCATTAGAAGATAGTAAATTCATTAATACAGTTGATGTGGCTAGAAATGGTAAAGAAGCCATTGATTATTTAAAAAGGTCTGAAGGCTATTCCAAAGCACTTGAACCAGACCTGATATTACTAGATATAAATTTGCCTATCATGAGTGGTCATGAAGTTTTACTGGAAATTAAGAATGATGAAAAACTAAAACATATTCCAGTTATCATGCTAACCACTTCATCTTCTGATACAGATATCAACAAAGCTTATGATAATCATGCTAATTGTTATATAAGTAAGCCAGTAGATATTGATGAATTTATGAAAGCAGTAGCTGGAATTGAACATTTCTGGTTTAGCATAGTTCGCCTTCCTAATGTAAAATCTTAG
- a CDS encoding response regulator, with protein MKTKKRRYDILVIEDNPGDALLIEDFLDEAAILNRLYKADDFKSAKKLLNNTTSYDIILLDLSLPDKNGEELINDIQVLTKDKPIVILTGYPNMDFAIKSLALGASDYVLKDVLNATILEKSIIYSIERNKILVDLKESEKRYADLFQLSPSPMFVFERDSFEILDVNEAALQNYGYSIEEFMALDITQLMDEKSKLSFKNSLSSLKRNHQNQYIGLQNHITKKGQIIEVEVSANSFIYKGKVSEIISLNDVTEKNRQIAAIEEQNKRLKEIAWTQSHVVRAPLARIMGLVEAMKGDNFDKIEKNTFYDYIIKSADELDQIIREIVSKSQEINLKNDKS; from the coding sequence ATGAAAACCAAAAAGAGGCGATATGACATCTTAGTAATCGAGGACAATCCTGGAGATGCTTTATTAATAGAAGATTTTCTTGATGAAGCTGCAATTCTTAATAGGCTTTACAAAGCTGATGATTTTAAATCAGCCAAAAAACTCCTTAATAATACTACATCATATGATATCATTTTACTTGATCTAAGCTTGCCTGATAAAAATGGAGAAGAACTAATTAATGATATCCAAGTTTTAACTAAAGATAAACCCATCGTCATCTTAACTGGCTATCCTAACATGGATTTTGCTATTAAATCTTTAGCCTTAGGAGCTTCTGATTATGTATTAAAGGATGTATTAAATGCTACTATACTTGAAAAGAGTATAATTTATAGTATTGAGCGGAATAAGATTTTAGTTGACTTAAAAGAATCAGAAAAACGCTATGCTGATCTTTTCCAACTCAGCCCTTCACCCATGTTTGTGTTTGAAAGAGACAGCTTTGAAATTTTGGATGTTAATGAAGCTGCACTCCAAAACTATGGATATTCTATTGAAGAATTCATGGCGCTTGACATTACACAATTGATGGATGAAAAATCGAAATTGAGTTTTAAAAATTCTTTATCTTCATTGAAAAGAAACCATCAAAACCAATACATAGGCTTACAAAATCATATTACAAAAAAGGGTCAAATTATAGAAGTTGAGGTAAGCGCGAATAGTTTTATCTATAAAGGCAAAGTCTCTGAAATTATTTCTTTGAATGATGTAACTGAGAAAAACCGTCAAATAGCTGCTATTGAAGAACAAAATAAAAGGCTTAAAGAAATTGCTTGGACACAATCGCATGTTGTTAGAGCCCCATTGGCTAGAATAATGGGTTTGGTTGAAGCAATGAAAGGAGATAATTTTGATAAGATTGAAAAAAACACTTTTTATGATTATATTATTAAATCTGCTGATGAGTTAGATCAAATCATCCGTGAGATAGTCAGTAAATCTCAAGAGATAAATCTAAAAAATGATAAATCATGA
- a CDS encoding response regulator produces MSAHNLIIDDDEISLLLVEKLLKKQDSFSEPIKFFDAKNAYQYLQKNYSSNCKYRIFLDINMPLMDGWEFLDEASNLLSKKNTCVYILSSSNNKIDKIKSEEYDLVKGFISKPLRQAHINNLIN; encoded by the coding sequence ATGAGCGCTCACAATTTAATAATAGATGATGATGAAATAAGCCTTTTGTTGGTTGAAAAACTTCTTAAAAAACAAGATTCTTTTAGTGAACCCATTAAGTTTTTTGATGCTAAGAATGCATATCAATATCTACAGAAAAATTATTCCTCCAATTGTAAATACAGAATATTCCTAGATATTAATATGCCTTTAATGGATGGATGGGAGTTTTTGGATGAAGCAAGTAATCTACTTTCAAAGAAGAATACTTGCGTTTATATTTTAAGCTCATCTAATAATAAAATAGATAAAATAAAATCTGAAGAATATGATTTAGTTAAAGGGTTTATTAGTAAACCACTAAGGCAAGCTCATATTAATAACCTAATCAACTAA
- a CDS encoding glucosidase family protein, protein MKYTIHFIFFLVLISCNSVKEDAFFVQINNLESINGNPDYMDSPFLSAGERMYVVGHQNGTFPDLGWHIKDEMGGVWLPPIKLMDGYSLSIKKDTQQICLNEAVNFENYPVGASQNFNLDELGIAIRQFHFVPEEEKGLIIALKLQNNSSEANNFQLNIHNAVDLLPVWLSDSLQLKNGKDKGKWIMKPGVYTAKDESNKWFVAFGGKGFKPSMNNQLCDSESNGLGFNQTLSKSIKLKANESQVIFYAIAGSYESRGEALNIHKKLLKNRLQLLEEKIIAYQNIKNFNALNTNDEGFNQMYTWLKYNSKWLMQTVPELGTGITAGSPDYPWWFGTDNGYAVQGLLAAGMHKEALQSIALTLKLSQKANGDTGRIMHEASTNGVIFNPGNLNTTPKFVSLLWKAYAWTADSKILDYYEFIKKAVKWVEQQDKDQNGYPDGAGMMEIHGLDSEMIDVVSYQYEMYIAAANFAKVKNDMVLANDYNQKAISLKERINSDWWVEEFKSYADFRSSKEKAIQLTEDAIIRADSIQKPWSVEELENTLIQIKADQNEGNSPYVVFHNWIVNTPMEVGASDPDKAEKALKSAEKYSNRFGMFVTGIDRDEKQEKASKWKSFSYVGAVMTLPTGVQAIAEAKYGKADKSLEYLKKLENSFSYALAGSMYEVSPDFGMMAQAWNIYAVAVPVVEEYFGIKPAAWKNEITIKPNLPLSWDDVSLNQIKVGNNLIDIQVKRIDNTLEFKISQLHNWKINFEYAEAKSISFDGNKTVKEKIELFDRVHHIKVEM, encoded by the coding sequence ATGAAATATACAATCCACTTCATTTTTTTTCTTGTTTTAATTTCCTGCAATTCTGTGAAAGAGGATGCTTTCTTTGTTCAAATAAATAACTTGGAAAGTATAAATGGGAATCCTGATTATATGGATAGTCCTTTTTTAAGTGCGGGGGAAAGAATGTATGTAGTGGGCCATCAAAATGGAACATTTCCAGATTTAGGTTGGCATATAAAAGATGAAATGGGTGGTGTTTGGCTTCCTCCTATCAAATTAATGGATGGTTATAGCCTTTCGATTAAAAAGGATACCCAACAAATCTGTCTGAACGAAGCAGTCAATTTTGAAAATTATCCCGTTGGAGCATCGCAGAATTTTAATTTGGATGAATTAGGTATAGCGATACGTCAGTTTCATTTTGTACCAGAGGAAGAAAAGGGACTTATAATAGCTTTGAAATTGCAGAATAATAGTAGCGAAGCAAACAATTTTCAGCTTAATATTCACAATGCTGTTGATTTACTGCCCGTTTGGTTATCAGATTCGCTTCAACTTAAAAATGGAAAGGATAAGGGTAAATGGATCATGAAGCCGGGTGTTTATACGGCCAAAGATGAATCAAATAAATGGTTTGTAGCCTTTGGAGGTAAGGGGTTTAAGCCCTCAATGAATAATCAACTATGTGATAGTGAATCTAATGGTTTAGGATTTAATCAGACCTTAAGTAAGTCCATAAAACTAAAAGCAAATGAAAGCCAAGTTATATTCTATGCTATAGCTGGCTCTTATGAAAGCAGAGGGGAAGCCCTTAATATCCATAAGAAGTTGTTGAAAAATAGGCTGCAGTTATTAGAAGAAAAAATAATAGCCTACCAAAACATCAAAAACTTTAATGCTCTCAATACAAATGATGAAGGATTTAATCAGATGTATACCTGGTTGAAATATAATTCCAAATGGTTGATGCAAACTGTGCCCGAACTCGGAACAGGCATTACGGCTGGTAGTCCCGATTATCCTTGGTGGTTTGGTACAGATAATGGCTATGCGGTTCAAGGCTTACTTGCTGCAGGCATGCATAAAGAAGCGTTACAATCTATCGCCCTCACTTTAAAATTATCTCAAAAAGCCAATGGTGATACTGGTAGAATTATGCATGAAGCTTCTACTAATGGTGTCATTTTTAATCCTGGTAATTTAAATACCACTCCTAAATTTGTTAGCCTATTATGGAAAGCCTATGCCTGGACTGCAGACTCAAAAATTCTAGATTATTATGAATTTATCAAAAAGGCAGTAAAATGGGTGGAGCAGCAAGATAAAGATCAAAATGGCTATCCGGATGGTGCTGGTATGATGGAAATTCATGGATTAGACTCCGAAATGATTGATGTTGTGAGCTATCAATATGAAATGTATATAGCAGCAGCAAATTTTGCCAAAGTTAAAAATGATATGGTTTTAGCCAATGACTATAATCAAAAGGCAATATCCCTTAAAGAACGAATCAATTCGGATTGGTGGGTAGAAGAATTTAAATCTTATGCGGACTTTCGATCATCAAAAGAAAAAGCTATTCAATTAACTGAAGATGCTATAATCAGAGCGGATAGTATTCAAAAACCATGGTCCGTTGAGGAATTAGAAAATACACTGATCCAAATAAAGGCTGATCAAAATGAGGGGAATTCACCATATGTTGTATTCCATAATTGGATAGTAAATACACCTATGGAAGTAGGTGCTTCTGATCCTGATAAGGCTGAAAAAGCGCTTAAATCTGCAGAGAAATATAGCAATCGATTTGGTATGTTTGTTACAGGAATTGATAGGGATGAAAAGCAAGAAAAAGCCTCAAAGTGGAAATCATTCAGTTATGTGGGTGCTGTAATGACATTACCAACCGGAGTTCAAGCCATTGCGGAAGCAAAATATGGTAAGGCAGATAAATCTTTAGAATACCTGAAGAAGTTAGAGAATTCATTTAGCTATGCCTTAGCTGGCTCTATGTATGAAGTAAGTCCTGATTTTGGAATGATGGCACAAGCATGGAATATTTACGCTGTGGCAGTCCCTGTGGTGGAAGAGTATTTTGGGATTAAACCGGCTGCATGGAAAAATGAAATAACAATAAAACCTAATTTACCTTTAAGCTGGGATGATGTTAGCCTCAATCAAATCAAAGTAGGAAATAATTTGATTGACATTCAGGTAAAAAGAATTGATAATACCCTGGAATTTAAAATATCACAGTTGCACAATTGGAAAATTAATTTTGAATATGCTGAAGCTAAAAGCATAAGCTTTGATGGAAATAAAACAGTTAAGGAAAAAATTGAACTCTTTGACAGAGTTCATCATATTAAAGTAGAAATGTAA
- a CDS encoding response regulator — MSKYNSVMLIDDNEIDNLINQKMVEAAGLSKYIYTHTGAKSEIEFLKNIEQLDDNIVSNVLPDIIFLDIDMPLMDGFQFLEEFNKLKDSTKEKCKIVMLTSSINPQDVSKSKKYDAVKKYLNKPLSQESLTDLSL; from the coding sequence ATGAGTAAGTATAATTCTGTGATGTTAATCGATGACAATGAAATCGATAATTTGATTAACCAAAAGATGGTTGAAGCTGCTGGCTTATCAAAATATATTTATACTCACACAGGTGCTAAAAGCGAAATTGAGTTCTTAAAAAATATTGAACAATTAGATGATAATATAGTGTCTAACGTATTACCAGATATTATATTTTTAGATATTGATATGCCTCTAATGGATGGCTTCCAATTCTTGGAAGAGTTCAATAAATTGAAAGATAGCACTAAAGAAAAGTGCAAGATTGTAATGCTTACTTCATCTATAAATCCACAAGATGTTAGCAAGTCTAAAAAATATGATGCAGTTAAAAAGTATTTGAATAAACCATTGTCACAGGAAAGCTTAACTGACTTATCACTCTAA
- the amaB gene encoding L-piperidine-6-carboxylate dehydrogenase, with the protein MDIKKTYGLEEALKKLGVKEHNGGTSTGSNWMEGSGKISSVSPVDGKEIASLGVTTAEDYEKTIQAASEAFKTWSNMPAPERGEIVRQFGNRLRELKDPLGRLVSYEMGKSLQEGWGEVQEMIDICDFAVGLSRQLYGLTIKSERPDHAMQEQWHPLGITAIISAFNFPVAVWSWNTALAWVCGNVTVWKPSEKAPLTGIACQNIIAEVLKENNMPEGVSCLVNGDYKVGEMMTKDSRIPLVSATGSIRMGKIVGQEVASRLGKSILELGGNNAMIITKEADLKMTLIGAVFGAVGTAGQRCTSTRRLIIHEDIFDELIDKIKNAYSQLSIGNPLDEKNHVGPVIDKDSVNNYLNAIEKAKAEGGKVLIEGGVLEGEGYESGCYVKPAVIEAENHFEIVQEETFAPILYVMKYKGDVQNAIDMQNDVKQGLSSAIMTNSMQEAHRFLSSRGSDCGIANVNIGTSGAEIGGAFGGEKETGGGRESGSDAWKAYMRRQTNTLNYGNSLPLAQGIKFDI; encoded by the coding sequence ATGGACATTAAGAAAACATACGGCTTAGAGGAAGCCCTTAAAAAATTAGGAGTTAAAGAACATAATGGCGGTACTTCAACAGGAAGTAACTGGATGGAAGGAAGTGGAAAAATAAGCTCTGTTTCTCCAGTTGATGGTAAAGAGATAGCATCTTTAGGCGTAACTACTGCTGAAGATTACGAAAAAACAATTCAAGCTGCTTCTGAAGCATTCAAAACTTGGAGCAATATGCCTGCTCCAGAAAGAGGTGAAATCGTTCGTCAGTTTGGTAATAGATTAAGAGAATTAAAAGATCCATTAGGTAGGTTAGTATCTTATGAAATGGGTAAATCACTTCAAGAAGGATGGGGTGAAGTTCAAGAAATGATTGACATTTGTGATTTTGCCGTTGGTTTATCTCGTCAACTATACGGCTTAACCATTAAATCAGAGCGTCCTGATCACGCTATGCAAGAGCAATGGCATCCATTAGGAATTACCGCTATCATTTCTGCATTCAACTTCCCAGTGGCGGTATGGAGTTGGAATACGGCTTTGGCTTGGGTTTGTGGGAATGTTACCGTATGGAAACCATCTGAAAAAGCGCCATTGACTGGTATTGCTTGTCAAAACATAATTGCTGAAGTACTGAAAGAAAATAATATGCCGGAAGGGGTTTCATGCTTGGTAAATGGTGATTATAAAGTGGGTGAAATGATGACTAAAGATTCAAGAATTCCATTAGTATCCGCTACAGGCTCCATTAGAATGGGTAAAATCGTAGGTCAGGAAGTGGCTTCAAGATTAGGGAAATCCATTTTAGAATTAGGCGGTAATAATGCTATGATCATCACCAAAGAAGCAGATCTTAAAATGACCTTAATTGGTGCCGTTTTTGGTGCTGTAGGTACTGCTGGTCAAAGATGTACTTCTACTCGTAGGTTAATCATTCATGAAGACATTTTCGATGAGTTGATTGATAAAATTAAAAATGCTTATTCACAATTAAGCATTGGTAATCCACTTGATGAGAAAAACCACGTGGGACCTGTAATTGATAAAGACTCTGTAAATAATTACTTAAATGCTATTGAAAAAGCGAAAGCGGAAGGTGGTAAAGTTTTAATTGAAGGAGGTGTATTAGAAGGTGAAGGATATGAAAGTGGGTGTTACGTTAAGCCGGCTGTAATTGAAGCTGAAAATCATTTTGAAATTGTTCAAGAAGAAACTTTTGCCCCCATTCTTTATGTGATGAAGTATAAAGGAGATGTACAAAATGCTATTGACATGCAAAATGATGTGAAGCAAGGGCTTTCTTCTGCCATCATGACTAACAGCATGCAAGAAGCCCACAGGTTCCTTTCTTCTAGAGGGTCTGATTGTGGTATTGCAAATGTGAACATTGGTACTTCAGGTGCCGAAATTGGTGGTGCATTCGGTGGTGAGAAAGAAACCGGTGGTGGCCGTGAGTCTGGATCAGATGCATGGAAAGCTTATATGAGAAGACAAACGAACACCTTGAATTATGGTAATTCTTTACCACTTGCTCAAGGGATTAAATTTGATATTTAA